CCTTGTTGGAGAACTTTGACTTACGATAATTCTCAACTAATTAGTTTAGATCAAGCGCAATGAATGCGCGGAATTTGTAGagcttttatttttgtattacctaatcatgctaaattaatacctcattaatttttcatatttcacatcataatattttgatatgagaaaaataaattgaactgtaaaattattcaagaaaaatGAGTAATATTAaactgtaaaataatagtggtatctcattaattgATCATTTTTTTCGTTATCGTATTTTGtttcaagcaaaaaaaaaaattaaactgaATATTAATgaaagagaattgagtaatgtgcttaaatgtattttttttagaaaagtattttttatatcacaaagctaatgattctaatttataaattctctcattttttttgttatgaaagtaatcaaagcgatttataattttgtttatacatagtataaATAGTATGcgtcaagtcattctcaaataataacatcaataagagatttaatagtttatagttttatactatgtatactttaattaaaatattatagtttagtatttagtgaaaattatataatttgatgaaaagattaattttaatgaaaagaattatataatgaaataatATGATGTTGAGCAACTGAGTTACATCAATAACTTCACTGACCTTATAGATCAGATGAAACAcaacaaacaaaagaaaaatagaaatgcATTACAGAATAAAGAATACAAAATTTCTcaagaaaaacaataaataaatccaTGTCGAAACCATGAAAACGAAGACTTGGGAAGTTAATAGTAAGAATTAACAGCACCACAAGTCTTCCTGATTTCACCCTGAGTGCCACCGATCTTGATGAGTTTAGTCATGGAGACTGCAAAATCTTTGCCAAAGGTAGCTCCACCGGAGTACACTTGAGAAAGTAGATAGGATTTTGTGGAGGAGTCATCCAAAAGAGCTGCGTCAGACGAGAATAGTCCTGCTTTTTGGGACACCGTTGTGAAGTACTTAACGTCGAATGCCTTTGGTGTGTAGGCGTCCATGGGCACTACTGATATCAAGTCACCCACTCTTTGGGGGCACTTTGACTTCAAGAACGTTGCGTATCCTGGTGCTATCTTGGGGTCGGTGTCTTCCTTTCCGGTGAAGTTGTACAACCTCCTTTGGATGATGTTGCAGTGTCCGATTCCAATGGTGTGTGCGCCTGATAACACCGTTAGGTCTTTTGGTGTTAGCCCGACTGCTGCGAAGTTTTTAATTAAGGTTGTTATGTTTGAGAAGGGTGATGGAATGTCTCTCAACGCGTCTGTAGCCAGTGATATTTTCCCATCCTTTCGTCCTAGATTCACAAACCAGTATGGCCCCTTAATCTACATTTCATTTTATTCGTTAGAAAGATATAATTAATTCCataataacaagcaatatacacATGCCGCGAGGATTGGTTAATATGAGAGACTGATGTATAAATACATACCGCAACAATGGCATCTCGAGCAACTAATGATAGTACATCAGCGCATGATATTTTACCAGGGCACTCCTTTTCCAGTGCTGCTTTGACGGCATTAACCACCTCATACCCTCTTAGTGTTAAGTTTGGGGTTGCGGTTTTCTCCGTTGCATTGTTAGAAGGCGTAGGATCCAAAAGAACTGAAGCATCACAACCCTGCATATATATATAATGAATATAATATGTAAAATACATATAGTACGTGAATTATCTATAAAGGTATGTAGTATATATAAATATAGTACATACCCTAACAATGCAGTCATGGAAGAGCATTCTGATCAAGCCAGCTGCCAGAGTCGGATCACGGTAAACAAAGTACTCCGTGATCCGCTTGGATATAGCCTCGACATTGGGGCATGGAGGATAAGAATGGCCTACATTGGCCATCATGCCGAATACGGCAAACAATGTGAATACCTTCAAAAATGTTGTCATTTTTCCAACTTTTTAACCAAGTAAAAGAATGTATAAATGTAaagttatttttgttttttgagTTGTGTCCTGAAGCATTGTAGATTATGAGGAATTTATAGCAGGGAACTTTGAAGTTACGTGCAATCACCACACGTATAGTTCAACATTATTATTGTCAACTTTATATTCTTTGTATTAACTTATAGTtgaagtaataaaaaaataaccACTAGCTAGTATATATAGGAAACATTATTAACTCGTATACATGCGAGCACGAGTGTATGAAGACGTCAATTGTCAACGATTAAAGCCATCACGATTGTAGGAACCTCTAACCTAACTACCAGGCTATCATAAATATAAAAAATCATTTTCGTTTATTATTTCAAATTTAAATATATATGGAGTACACAATATCGGAATATGTTAAGAATTCCTTAAGTTTTCCAATAAGGGAACAAGTATGGTGTAGATGAGTCAAGAAATTCATATAATAATGCGATCAAACAAATCTAGATAAAAGtaaaaaaatttaaattcatAAGTTCAAATGTTTAAAGAATGTTAAATATAAAAACAATTAATATATGCCCTAATCtatttaagtaatttttatttaaGTAATTTATAGAAGTACTTTGTATTAAACTCTCCTCTTAATATGgcaattactttttcacatacatttGTTCATTATTTTTCCATCTAATACCCTTCTGACCTAAAAAGCAAATGAACTCTTAATAGAGTACATTTTCCCGTAAAATagataaaagtaaaaaaaattaaattcatAACTTCAAATGTTTAAAGAAGGTTAAATATAAAAACAATTAATATATGCCTAATGCCCT
The Silene latifolia isolate original U9 population chromosome 11, ASM4854445v1, whole genome shotgun sequence genome window above contains:
- the LOC141612610 gene encoding peroxidase 56-like, which codes for MTTFLKVFTLFAVFGMMANVGHSYPPCPNVEAISKRITEYFVYRDPTLAAGLIRMLFHDCIVRGCDASVLLDPTPSNNATEKTATPNLTLRGYEVVNAVKAALEKECPGKISCADVLSLVARDAIVAIKGPYWFVNLGRKDGKISLATDALRDIPSPFSNITTLIKNFAAVGLTPKDLTVLSGAHTIGIGHCNIIQRRLYNFTGKEDTDPKIAPGYATFLKSKCPQRVGDLISVVPMDAYTPKAFDVKYFTTVSQKAGLFSSDAALLDDSSTKSYLLSQVYSGGATFGKDFAVSMTKLIKIGGTQGEIRKTCGAVNSYY